One window of the Streptomyces asoensis genome contains the following:
- a CDS encoding carbohydrate ABC transporter permease, which translates to MSLNTQLVRSLKAPARPAWEEPPGRTGLTAKGGLLVLCCLGVLGPLWIVIVTSLSPKPVIDRVGGLVVIPQGITFVNYTELLSGGQVSRAIMVSLGVTLFGTLFSMTVSVLAAYGLSRPGSLGHRFLLMTMMATMFFGAGLIPTYLLVQSLGLTDTYLSLILPSAVSVFNILVLRAFFMGISPELTESARIDGASDLRILLTIIMPLSRAVLAVISLFYAVGYWSAWFNASIYLTDQQMMPLQNVLIQLVQKNTEAPTGLQQAVRTGQLSALGLQMAVMVLALIPVAIASPLVQRHFKKGMLTGAVKG; encoded by the coding sequence GTGAGCCTCAACACGCAGCTCGTCCGCAGCCTCAAGGCGCCCGCCCGCCCCGCGTGGGAGGAGCCGCCGGGCAGGACCGGACTCACCGCGAAGGGCGGCCTCCTCGTACTCTGCTGCCTGGGGGTGCTCGGTCCGCTGTGGATCGTGATCGTCACCAGTCTCTCGCCCAAACCGGTGATCGACCGGGTCGGCGGCCTCGTCGTGATCCCTCAGGGCATCACCTTCGTCAACTACACCGAACTGCTCAGCGGCGGCCAGGTCAGCCGGGCGATCATGGTCTCGCTCGGCGTCACGCTCTTCGGCACGCTGTTCTCGATGACGGTGTCGGTGCTCGCGGCCTACGGCCTGTCCCGGCCGGGCAGTCTGGGCCACCGGTTCCTGCTGATGACCATGATGGCGACCATGTTCTTCGGGGCCGGCCTCATTCCGACGTACCTTCTGGTGCAGTCGCTGGGCCTCACCGACACCTATCTGTCCCTGATCCTGCCGAGCGCGGTCAGCGTCTTCAACATCCTCGTCCTGCGGGCCTTCTTCATGGGGATCTCCCCCGAACTCACCGAGTCCGCGCGCATCGACGGGGCCAGTGACCTGCGCATCCTGCTGACCATCATCATGCCGCTGTCGCGGGCGGTGCTGGCCGTCATCTCCCTGTTCTACGCGGTGGGGTACTGGAGCGCCTGGTTCAACGCCTCCATCTACCTCACCGACCAGCAGATGATGCCGCTTCAGAACGTGCTCATCCAGCTGGTCCAGAAGAACACCGAGGCGCCGACCGGCCTCCAGCAGGCGGTTCGCACCGGTCAACTCTCCGCCCTGGGACTACAGATGGCTGTCATGGTGCTTGCCCTGATCCCCGTCGCGATCGCATCCCCCCTCGTCCAGCGGCACTTCAAGAAGGGCATGCTCACGGGGGCGGTCAAGGGCTGA
- a CDS encoding ABC transporter permease, which produces MSLTAGSRPEGTRPPAAVEEPTAAVATAVVKERVPRKAGKAGKVPWRIRLRRDRALILMTLPVIVLLLLFNYIPLLGNVVAFQDYDPYVSSNGVTAIFHSPWVGVEQFSRMVDDPLFWSAAKNTLLLFSLQLVLFFPIPIALALLINSVIRPRVRAVAQAIMYLPHFFSWVLVVTVFQQVFGGAGIIAQTLEDHGWSGFDLMTDADLFKYLVTAQAVWKDAGWGIIVFLAALAAVSTDLYEAAAMDGAGRWRRMWHVTLPALRPVIALLLVLRVGDALSVGFEQFLLQRDAVGVGASEVLDTYVWNMGIQNGDFSYAAAVGLVKGVIGVCLVLGANKFAHLLGEQGVYQK; this is translated from the coding sequence ATGTCTCTCACGGCCGGGAGCAGACCCGAAGGGACCCGTCCCCCCGCGGCCGTCGAGGAACCGACGGCCGCGGTCGCCACAGCTGTGGTGAAGGAGCGGGTGCCGCGCAAGGCGGGCAAGGCCGGCAAGGTCCCCTGGCGGATCCGGCTGCGCCGCGACCGCGCGCTCATCCTGATGACGCTGCCCGTCATCGTGCTGCTCCTGCTCTTCAACTACATCCCGTTGCTCGGCAATGTCGTCGCCTTCCAGGACTACGACCCGTACGTGTCCAGCAACGGCGTCACGGCGATCTTCCACAGCCCCTGGGTCGGTGTGGAGCAGTTCTCGCGGATGGTCGACGACCCGCTGTTCTGGAGCGCCGCGAAGAACACCCTCCTTCTGTTCTCCCTCCAACTGGTGCTGTTCTTCCCGATCCCCATCGCCCTCGCGCTGCTCATCAACAGCGTGATCCGGCCCCGGGTCCGGGCCGTGGCGCAGGCGATCATGTATCTGCCGCACTTCTTCTCGTGGGTCCTCGTGGTCACCGTGTTCCAGCAGGTCTTCGGCGGCGCGGGCATCATCGCGCAGACCCTCGAGGACCACGGCTGGAGCGGCTTCGACCTGATGACCGACGCCGACCTCTTCAAGTATCTGGTCACCGCGCAGGCCGTGTGGAAGGACGCCGGCTGGGGGATCATCGTCTTCCTCGCCGCGCTGGCCGCCGTCAGCACCGATCTGTACGAGGCCGCCGCCATGGACGGCGCGGGGCGCTGGCGGCGCATGTGGCATGTGACGCTGCCCGCGCTGCGCCCGGTGATCGCGCTGCTGCTGGTCCTACGGGTGGGCGACGCGCTGAGCGTCGGATTCGAGCAGTTCCTGCTCCAGCGGGACGCGGTCGGCGTGGGGGCCAGCGAGGTCCTCGACACATACGTGTGGAACATGGGTATCCAGAACGGCGACTTCAGCTACGCGGCTGCGGTCGGCCTCGTCAAAGGCGTCATCGGAGTCTGTCTCGTCCTGGGCGCGAACAAGTTCGCGCACCTGCTCGGCGAGCAGGGGGTGTACCAGAAGTGA
- a CDS encoding sialidase family protein has protein sequence MHTPSPSRRTLLAGTAAAVGVVALPAGQGLARAAGTAAPAYRWRNAVIGGTGFVTGVLFHPAVRGLAYARTDIGGAYRWDDRAARWTPLTDHLGWDDWNLLGVEALAVDPAHPDRLYLALGTYAQSWAGNGAVLRSEDRGATWTRTDLSVKLGGNEDGRGTGERLLVDPRDSDTLWLGTRHDGLLRSTDRGATWAAVTGFPGTPSASGQGVTLLVAAGRTLYAGWGDSDGTSANLYRTADGTTWEAVPSRPTGTSAKVPVRAAHDRHTRELYVTYADAPGPNGQATGSVHKLATVSGKWTDVTPVKPGGTTGDGSSDTFGYGGVAVDARRPGTVVVSTNNRWAAVDTLYRTTDGGRTWTSLKDTAVLDVSETPYLKWGEQQPKFGWWIQAVAVDPYDAKHVVFGTGATLYGTRDLKHWAPQIRGLEETSVRQLISPPTGEAHLISGLGDVGVMYHERLTASPSRGMATNPVFGTVTGLAQAADRPSYVVRTGWGDHGNGAWSTDGGRSWAPFAAQPALAKDAPGPIATNTDGSVLLWTLVHWDGTKYPAQRSTDNGATWSEVSSFPKGATPLADPADPTRFYAYDSDTGTLFASTDAGRTFTARASGLPSGDSQFQLAAAPGRSGDLWLSTKWNGLYRSTDGGAGFTKLTTCWASYTVAFGRAADGAGYPAVYQVGSTEAITAVYRSDDGGETWVRINDDRHQWGWIGATIAADPRIHGRVYIATNGRGIQYGEPV, from the coding sequence ATGCACACGCCCTCCCCAAGCCGCCGCACGCTCCTCGCCGGCACCGCAGCCGCCGTGGGCGTGGTCGCGCTGCCCGCCGGGCAAGGCCTCGCCCGGGCCGCCGGGACCGCCGCCCCCGCCTACCGCTGGCGCAACGCCGTGATCGGCGGCACCGGATTCGTCACCGGCGTTCTCTTCCACCCCGCCGTCCGGGGCCTCGCCTACGCCCGTACCGACATCGGCGGTGCCTACCGCTGGGACGACCGCGCGGCCCGCTGGACCCCGCTCACCGACCACCTCGGCTGGGACGACTGGAACCTCCTCGGCGTGGAGGCCCTCGCCGTCGACCCCGCGCACCCGGACCGGCTCTACCTCGCCCTCGGCACCTACGCCCAGTCCTGGGCCGGCAACGGCGCGGTCCTGCGCTCCGAGGACCGCGGCGCCACCTGGACCCGTACCGACCTCTCCGTGAAGCTCGGCGGCAACGAGGACGGCCGGGGCACGGGGGAGCGGCTGCTGGTCGATCCGCGGGACAGCGACACCCTGTGGCTGGGGACCCGGCACGACGGGCTCCTCAGGTCCACCGACCGGGGCGCCACCTGGGCGGCGGTCACCGGCTTCCCCGGCACCCCGAGCGCGAGCGGCCAGGGCGTCACCCTCCTCGTCGCCGCCGGCCGCACCCTCTACGCGGGCTGGGGCGACTCCGACGGGACGAGCGCCAACCTGTACCGGACCGCCGACGGCACCACCTGGGAGGCCGTCCCCAGCCGGCCCACCGGCACCTCCGCCAAGGTGCCCGTCCGCGCCGCCCACGACCGTCACACCCGTGAGCTGTACGTGACGTACGCCGACGCGCCCGGCCCCAACGGCCAGGCCACCGGCAGTGTGCACAAGCTGGCCACGGTGAGCGGCAAGTGGACCGACGTCACGCCGGTGAAGCCGGGCGGCACCACCGGCGACGGTTCCTCCGACACCTTCGGCTACGGCGGCGTCGCCGTGGACGCCCGGCGCCCCGGCACCGTCGTCGTCTCCACCAACAACCGCTGGGCGGCGGTCGACACCCTGTACCGGACCACGGACGGCGGCCGCACCTGGACGTCCCTCAAGGACACCGCCGTCCTCGACGTGTCCGAGACGCCCTACCTGAAGTGGGGTGAGCAGCAGCCCAAGTTCGGCTGGTGGATCCAGGCCGTCGCCGTCGACCCGTACGACGCGAAGCACGTCGTCTTCGGCACCGGCGCCACGCTCTACGGCACCCGGGACCTGAAGCACTGGGCCCCGCAGATCCGCGGCCTGGAGGAGACCTCCGTACGGCAGCTGATCTCGCCCCCGACCGGGGAGGCGCACCTGATCAGCGGCCTCGGGGACGTCGGGGTGATGTACCACGAGCGGCTCACGGCCTCGCCGTCCCGGGGCATGGCGACGAACCCCGTGTTCGGGACGGTGACGGGACTCGCGCAGGCCGCGGACAGGCCGTCGTACGTCGTCCGCACCGGCTGGGGCGACCACGGCAACGGCGCCTGGTCGACCGACGGCGGCAGGTCGTGGGCGCCCTTCGCCGCCCAGCCCGCCCTCGCCAAGGACGCACCGGGGCCCATCGCCACCAACACCGACGGCAGCGTCCTGCTGTGGACCCTCGTGCACTGGGACGGCACCAAGTACCCCGCCCAGCGCTCCACTGACAACGGGGCGACCTGGTCCGAGGTCTCCTCCTTCCCCAAGGGCGCCACCCCGCTCGCCGACCCGGCCGACCCGACACGCTTCTACGCGTACGACAGCGACACGGGAACCCTGTTCGCCAGTACCGACGCCGGCCGCACCTTCACCGCGCGGGCGAGCGGACTGCCCTCCGGCGACAGCCAGTTCCAGCTGGCCGCGGCCCCGGGGCGGTCCGGCGACCTGTGGCTGAGCACCAAGTGGAACGGCCTGTACCGATCCACCGACGGCGGCGCGGGCTTCACCAAGCTGACCACCTGCTGGGCCTCGTACACCGTGGCCTTCGGCAGGGCCGCCGACGGCGCCGGGTACCCGGCGGTCTACCAGGTCGGCTCCACGGAGGCGATCACCGCCGTGTACCGCTCCGACGACGGCGGTGAGACCTGGGTGCGGATCAACGACGACCGGCACCAGTGGGGCTGGATCGGCGCGACCATCGCCGCCGACCCGCGGATCCACGGCCGGGTGTACATCGCCACCAACGGCCGGGGCATCCAGTACGGGGAGCCCGTCTGA
- a CDS encoding beta-galactosidase — MAAVDRPGLADATRGRILFGGDYNPEQWPEETWHEDVRLMRDAGVNSVTLGVFSWSRLEPEPGAREFGWLDTLMDLMHANGIGVVLATPTSAPPPWLGRLYPDTLPRDENGDVEWWGGRQHFSHSSATYRRHAAAITEDLAARYAGHPALTMWHINNEYCTADHGDEAAVAFRRWLRARYGTLDALNIAWGTDFWSQGYDSWDSVLPARRPHYMKNPGQVLDFRRFTSDMLLECYLAERDIVARHTPHIPVTTNFMPLFFGQDAWRWAEEEDVVSVDLYPDPRDPLGSQHGALVQDLTRSLARGPWMLMEQAAGPVNWRGVNHPKPRGLNRLWSLQAVARGADAVCYFQWRQSRQGAEKFHSGMVSHAGERGRTFQEVKQLGAELARIGPEVTNSHIEAEVAILHDWHAWWAGAQDGRPSTHVDHSAVLHAWHRALWESRLTTDFAHPEHDLSGYRLVVVPQLYAMTDAAIDNLLAYVRGGGTLVAGFLTGVADEDDRVRPGGMDARLCELFGIRTLHEWWPLEAGEHVETDGFRGTLWSEELETEPDVVETVYKGGELDGLPAVLRNDRAWYVSTLPEPEAFRALLARIAADAGARPVLEGLPPEVEAVRRGELLFLLHHGREPVTVELPGTHHDLLTGTARTDEITLGRYGVAVLRS; from the coding sequence ATGGCCGCCGTCGACCGGCCCGGTCTCGCCGACGCCACCCGCGGCCGCATCCTCTTCGGCGGCGACTACAACCCCGAGCAGTGGCCCGAGGAGACCTGGCACGAGGACGTCCGGCTGATGCGGGACGCCGGCGTCAACTCGGTCACCCTCGGTGTCTTCTCCTGGTCCCGGCTCGAACCCGAGCCGGGAGCACGGGAGTTCGGCTGGCTCGACACGCTGATGGACCTGATGCACGCGAACGGCATCGGCGTCGTCCTCGCCACCCCCACCTCCGCCCCGCCCCCGTGGCTGGGCCGGCTGTACCCGGACACCCTGCCCCGCGACGAGAACGGCGACGTCGAGTGGTGGGGCGGACGTCAGCACTTCTCGCACTCCAGCGCCACCTACCGCCGGCACGCCGCCGCCATCACCGAGGACCTGGCCGCCCGCTACGCCGGCCATCCCGCCCTCACGATGTGGCACATCAACAACGAGTACTGCACGGCCGATCACGGCGACGAGGCGGCCGTCGCCTTCCGCCGCTGGCTGCGCGCGAGGTACGGCACCCTGGACGCCCTCAACATCGCCTGGGGCACGGACTTCTGGAGCCAGGGCTACGACAGCTGGGACTCCGTCCTGCCCGCCCGCCGCCCCCACTACATGAAGAACCCCGGTCAGGTGCTGGACTTCAGGCGCTTCACCTCCGACATGCTCCTGGAGTGCTACCTCGCCGAGCGTGACATCGTCGCCCGGCACACCCCGCACATCCCGGTCACCACCAATTTCATGCCGCTCTTCTTCGGCCAGGACGCCTGGCGCTGGGCCGAGGAGGAGGACGTCGTCTCCGTCGACCTCTACCCCGATCCGCGCGACCCGCTGGGTTCCCAGCACGGGGCACTGGTGCAGGATCTGACCCGGTCCCTGGCGCGCGGCCCCTGGATGCTGATGGAACAGGCGGCAGGACCGGTCAACTGGCGCGGGGTGAACCACCCCAAGCCGCGTGGTCTCAACCGGCTCTGGTCCCTCCAGGCCGTGGCCCGCGGCGCGGACGCCGTCTGCTACTTCCAGTGGCGCCAGTCCCGGCAGGGCGCCGAGAAGTTCCACTCCGGCATGGTCAGCCACGCGGGGGAGCGGGGCCGCACCTTCCAGGAGGTCAAGCAGTTGGGCGCCGAACTCGCCCGGATCGGACCCGAGGTGACGAACAGTCACATCGAGGCGGAGGTCGCGATCCTGCACGACTGGCACGCGTGGTGGGCCGGCGCCCAGGACGGCCGCCCCTCCACCCACGTCGACCATTCGGCCGTCCTCCACGCCTGGCACCGCGCCCTGTGGGAGAGCCGGCTCACCACCGACTTCGCCCACCCCGAACACGACCTCAGCGGCTACCGGCTGGTCGTCGTCCCCCAGCTGTACGCGATGACGGACGCGGCGATCGACAATCTCCTCGCCTACGTCCGCGGCGGCGGCACCCTCGTGGCCGGCTTCCTGACCGGGGTGGCCGACGAGGACGACCGGGTCCGTCCCGGCGGCATGGACGCCCGGCTGTGCGAGCTGTTCGGTATCCGTACCCTGCACGAGTGGTGGCCGCTGGAGGCGGGGGAGCACGTCGAGACCGACGGCTTCCGCGGGACCCTGTGGTCGGAGGAGCTGGAAACCGAACCGGACGTGGTGGAAACCGTCTACAAGGGCGGCGAACTCGACGGACTGCCCGCCGTCCTGCGCAACGACCGCGCCTGGTACGTCTCCACCCTTCCCGAGCCCGAGGCCTTCCGCGCGCTGCTCGCCCGCATCGCCGCCGACGCGGGCGCCCGGCCCGTCCTCGAAGGCCTCCCGCCGGAAGTCGAGGCCGTGCGCCGGGGTGAGCTGCTGTTCCTGCTCCATCACGGCCGCGAGCCGGTGACCGTCGAACTCCCGGGCACCCACCACGACCTGCTGACCGGGACGGCCCGCACGGACGAGATCACGCTGGGCCGCTACGGAGTGGCGGTGCTGCGCTCATGA